One Amorphoplanes digitatis genomic window carries:
- a CDS encoding GGDEF domain-containing protein, which yields MTWLDQLPDSVDELANAGELQQGGRSAEALAILDKVLATTADPLTRAYALVQRFGALINLGRVAELATAMMVASNAVRDTSDPYLRGQMHAFAALGAYLQGALDRGVTHLVQASRALAAVVEGDTETAWGWHDLAMAYSYLGFHGHALTAIEQARQVGAAAGMASEVFAAPGIRLRNAVSLDHQGDTDGCLRVLRDIDAELTRYVATGADVRLRPSSRPVYGYALARRAALGECTETDVAALLTGGGDSVRSRDLRHLGTVCLDIAADRPGDALRKLDAVPVSQEILGPSEPARLRSICYASAGDHEAAHIADRHAFRLAAQRIDRLRDGYLDGVAARLDAQETQRDVGRYGDETLTDPLTGLPNRRQLERYVAAMLARGERAAIGVCDLVGFTAVNARHGRHCGDLVLQRIAGVLNRVMRRGDFVARFAGDEFVVLLPGAGPNQAAEVSRRISAAAAGENWQVLVPGTPIGLAAGWSEVGANGRSLSAALATAASNRTPA from the coding sequence ATGACGTGGTTGGACCAGCTCCCGGATTCAGTCGACGAACTGGCCAACGCCGGCGAGCTCCAGCAGGGCGGTCGCTCCGCGGAAGCGCTGGCGATCCTCGACAAGGTGCTCGCCACCACCGCCGACCCGCTCACCCGGGCGTACGCGCTCGTCCAGCGCTTCGGCGCGCTCATCAACCTGGGCCGCGTCGCCGAGCTCGCCACCGCGATGATGGTGGCCAGCAACGCCGTCCGGGACACCTCGGACCCCTACCTGCGCGGCCAGATGCACGCCTTCGCCGCCCTCGGCGCCTACCTTCAGGGCGCACTCGACCGGGGCGTCACCCACCTCGTGCAGGCCTCGCGGGCGCTGGCCGCGGTGGTCGAGGGCGACACCGAGACGGCGTGGGGCTGGCACGACCTGGCAATGGCCTACAGCTACCTCGGATTCCACGGCCACGCGCTGACCGCCATCGAGCAGGCCCGCCAGGTCGGCGCGGCGGCCGGCATGGCGAGCGAGGTCTTCGCCGCGCCGGGCATCCGGCTGCGCAACGCGGTCTCGCTGGACCACCAGGGCGACACCGACGGCTGCCTGCGGGTGCTCCGCGACATCGACGCGGAGCTGACCCGCTACGTCGCCACCGGCGCCGATGTGCGCCTGCGCCCGAGCAGCCGCCCCGTGTACGGCTACGCGCTCGCCCGCCGCGCGGCACTCGGCGAGTGCACCGAGACCGACGTCGCCGCGCTGCTGACCGGCGGCGGCGACAGCGTCCGCTCCCGCGACCTGCGGCATCTCGGCACGGTGTGCCTCGACATCGCCGCCGACCGGCCCGGCGACGCGCTGCGCAAACTCGACGCCGTGCCCGTCTCCCAGGAGATCCTCGGGCCCTCCGAGCCGGCCCGGCTGCGCAGCATCTGCTACGCCTCGGCCGGCGACCACGAGGCCGCGCACATCGCCGACCGGCACGCGTTCCGCCTCGCCGCCCAGCGCATCGACCGGCTCCGGGACGGCTACCTGGACGGGGTCGCCGCCCGCCTCGACGCCCAGGAGACCCAGCGCGACGTGGGCCGCTACGGCGACGAGACGCTCACCGACCCGCTCACCGGCCTGCCCAACCGCCGCCAGCTCGAGCGCTACGTCGCGGCGATGCTGGCCCGCGGCGAGCGCGCCGCGATCGGCGTCTGCGACCTGGTCGGCTTCACCGCGGTCAACGCGCGGCACGGCCGGCACTGCGGCGACCTGGTGCTGCAACGCATCGCCGGCGTGCTCAACCGGGTCATGCGCCGCGGCGACTTCGTGGCCCGCTTCGCCGGCGACGAGTTCGTGGTGCTGCTGCCCGGCGCGGGCCCGAACCAGGCGGCCGAGGTCTCCCGGCGGATCAGCGCCGCGGCCGCCGGGGAGAACTGGCAGGTTCTGGTGCCCGGCACCCCGATCGGCCTGGCCGCGGGCTGGTCCGAGGTCGGCGCAAACGGGCGCAGCCTCAGCGCCGCCCTGGCGACGGCGGCCTCGAACCGCACCCCCGCCTAG
- the prmC gene encoding peptide chain release factor N(5)-glutamine methyltransferase, protein MTPTHEHPSDGTERARLAPALARAAARLAEAGVASPRVDAELLAAHALGVGRGRLLLIDTVRGNELRRFTELVEERARRIPLQHLLGTAAFRHLELEVGDGVFVPRPETELLAGWGVERTAPGATVVDLCSGTGAIALSIADEAEPGLVIAVERAPAALEYLRRNAAAFGVVRVVEGDVTDPGLLAEYRGRVDVLLCNPPYVPDGTAVPAEVAEHDPAEAVFGGADGLAVIRPVIALAASLLRPGGTVGIEHDDVHGAEVPGLVRADGRFADVVAHRDLAGRPRFATARRR, encoded by the coding sequence GTGACGCCGACGCACGAACACCCCTCCGATGGGACGGAACGGGCGCGGTTGGCGCCGGCGCTCGCGCGGGCGGCCGCGCGGCTGGCCGAGGCGGGCGTCGCGTCGCCCCGCGTCGACGCCGAACTGCTCGCCGCGCACGCGCTCGGCGTCGGCCGCGGTCGACTGCTGTTGATCGACACCGTGCGCGGGAACGAGCTGCGCCGATTCACCGAGCTCGTCGAGGAACGGGCACGCCGGATCCCGTTGCAGCACCTGCTCGGCACGGCGGCGTTCCGCCATCTCGAGCTCGAGGTCGGCGACGGCGTCTTCGTGCCGCGGCCCGAGACCGAGCTGCTGGCCGGCTGGGGCGTCGAGCGCACCGCGCCGGGCGCGACGGTGGTCGATCTGTGCAGCGGCACCGGCGCGATCGCACTCTCCATCGCGGACGAGGCCGAGCCGGGGCTGGTCATCGCGGTGGAACGCGCGCCGGCGGCGCTCGAATACCTGCGCCGGAACGCGGCGGCGTTCGGCGTGGTGCGGGTCGTCGAGGGCGACGTCACCGACCCCGGCCTGCTCGCGGAGTACCGGGGCCGGGTCGACGTGCTGCTCTGCAACCCGCCGTACGTGCCGGACGGCACCGCCGTGCCCGCCGAGGTCGCCGAGCACGACCCGGCGGAGGCGGTCTTCGGCGGCGCCGACGGCCTCGCGGTGATCCGGCCGGTGATCGCCCTGGCCGCGTCCCTGCTGCGGCCCGGCGGCACGGTCGGCATCGAGCACGACGACGTGCACGGCGCCGAGGTTCCCGGCCTGGTACGCGCGGACGGAAGGTTCGCCGACGTCGTCGCGCACCGCGATCTG